Proteins found in one Amycolatopsis umgeniensis genomic segment:
- a CDS encoding AsnC family transcriptional regulator: protein MTLDEIDHLLLDLVQVDASRPLHDLGDAVGLSPSAVQRRLTRLRAEGVIRAQVAVLDPEALGAGMTSVILVALTDDDIEHHTAFRERMLAEPGVQHCYSIVGQWDYVVVLLTPDLKASRYLSRDLFTEHVKRFETLPAFDVVKSSQAVPVPGVSRGSGR, encoded by the coding sequence GTGACTCTCGACGAGATCGACCACCTGCTGCTCGACCTCGTCCAGGTCGACGCCTCGCGTCCGCTGCATGATCTGGGTGACGCCGTCGGCCTTTCCCCGAGCGCGGTCCAGCGACGGTTGACCCGGTTACGCGCCGAGGGCGTGATCCGCGCCCAGGTCGCCGTGCTCGATCCGGAGGCGCTGGGCGCCGGGATGACGTCGGTCATCCTGGTCGCGCTGACCGACGACGACATCGAGCACCACACGGCGTTCCGCGAGCGCATGCTGGCCGAACCCGGCGTCCAGCACTGCTACAGCATCGTCGGGCAGTGGGATTACGTCGTCGTCCTGCTCACGCCGGATCTCAAGGCGAGCCGGTACCTGTCCCGGGACCTGTTCACCGAGCACGTCAAACGGTTCGAGACGCTGCCCGCCTTCGACGTCGTCAAGTCGAGTCAGGCTGTCCCGGTTCCCGGCGTCAGCCGTGGATCCGGCCGGTGA